GCGCAGCAAGAGCTGCTTGCGCACGTCTCCCCGCTCCACGTTCAGGGTGCCGGTGGCCCGGCGATTCCCGAGGTGGACGACCAGGTCCTTGAGGGGCATCGTCGAAAAATCACCACACACGCCGCGCATCGAGCGCCCATCCTGCAACGCATGCGAGTCGATATCTACTCGAAACCCCGGTGTTCCCTCTGTGAGAAGGCCCTCGCCGTGGTCGTCGACGTGCAGGCCCGGCTGCCGTTCGAGCTCTACGTCACCGACATCCTCCAGAGCCCGGACCTCTTCGAGACCTGGCGTTACGACATCCCCGTGGTCCTCATCGACGGGGTGCCCGCCTTCAAGCACCGCGTCGACGCGGAGACCCTGGAAGTCCGGATCCGCGAGGTGATGAATGGCATACCCATTGCTAAAACCGTGGGCCAGGATGGGTAACGAAGTGCCCTTTCCTAAGAAATCCAAGGGGATACGTAGGGCGCGGAAGTAGCGGGGCTGTAAATCTGGGCAGGCGGGCAGGGTGGCGGGGCAGAAAATGCTGGAAGGGAGGGCACGGCGGTGGGTGTGAAGCGCAAGCGAGCGGGAAAGTCGGGCCAGCCTCCTACGGTGCTGCTGGTGGAGCCGCGCGCGGAGGACCTGGAGCGCACCCGGGCGCTCCTGGGGGAGGCCGGCTTCCGCGTGGTCCCCCTGACGCGCTTCGACGCGGCGGTGCCCCTGTTCGAGGTGATCCGTCCGGATGCCGTCCTGCTGGCCGCGCAGCCGCCGGACTTCGCGGCGATCCAGACGGCGCGGCGCCTGCGCCAGGTGGGCAAGGGCACGGTTCCGATGATGTACCTGGTGGATTCGCACGACCGGGACGCGTGGCGCTTCTGCGTGGAGAAGGGGCAGTGCGTGGACGTGGTGCCGCGCACGGTGGACGGCGCGGAGCTGTCCATGAAGCTGCACGCGCAGATGCGGCTCAAGCAGTCGGTGGAGCGCGCGGCCGCGGGTGAAGAGGCCGGCACGGCGCTGGCGCTGCACGACCCGGTGACGGGGCTCTACAACCGGCCCTTCCTGCTGGCCCTCATCGGATTGGAGGCACGGCGGACGGAGCGTTACGGCGGGACCTTCTCGGTGGTGGCGGCGGAGGTGACGGGGTGGAGCGCGCTTCGCAAGGAGCACGGCAAGGGCATGGCGGAGCGGCTGCTCGTCTACAGCGCGGTGGTGCTGGGACAGACGGTGCGCGAGGCCGACGCGGTGGCGCGGGTGGGGGACAGTCAGTTCGCCATGCTGCTGCCGGGCACGCCCGCGGAGGCGGTGCCGGAGGTGCTGGCGCGGGTGGAGGCCCGGTTCGAGGCCGCCCGGTTCCAGATGGAGGGTCGCGTGGTGCGCACGGCGCTGGAGCTGGGGGCGGTGAGCTTCCCGGACACGGTGGGGGCGCCCACCCAGCTGCTGGGCGCGGCACTTCAGACCTTGAGGCGTACACGCGAGCTTCGGCGGGCAGCCGGTCCAGCCCGTCTGATGTCGGTTTGATTCAGTTCACGAGGGTTTGATGCACAGGGCGAGCGGAGGCGTGGGGATGGATCGGATCGCGGTGCTGGTGGTGGATGACGAGGAGTCGGTGCGCACGTTCCTGTCCGAGCTGTTGGGCAGCTCGGGGTACCAGGTGCGCTGTGCGTCCAGCGGTTCTCAGGCGCTGGAGATGCTCTCTGGCGGCTCGTTCGACGCGGTGCTGCTGGATGTGGTGATGCCGGAGATGAGTGGTCTGGAGGTGCTGCGCCGCTACCGGAGCACGGGCGGCACGGCGCCGGTCATCGTGTTGAGCGCGCTGTCGGGCGCGGACGACGCGGTGCGCGCGTTGAAGATGGGCGCCTCCGACTATCTGGCGAAGCCCTTTGGCAACGACGAGCTGCAGGACGTGCTCGCGCGCGCCCTGGGGACCCGCGTGCCGGAGCGTCAGGCGACCGCGCCCGCGCCCCGCGTGGTGTTGACGCCCGCGGAGGCCGCGGCGGAGGCCCGCGTGCTCATCTCCACGTCGCCGGCCATGCGCCGCGCGCGTGCGCTGGTGGAGCGCATCGCGGACACGGACGTGCCGGTGCTGCTCCTGGGTGAGTCCGGCACGGGCAAGGAAGTGATTGCCCGCGAGATTCACGCGCGCAGCCAGCGCCATGGCCGGCCGTTCATCAAGGTGAACTGCGCGGCGCTGCCGGGTGAGCTGCTGGAGAGCGAGCTGTTCGGCCACGAGCGCGGCGCCTTCACGGGCGCCACGGCGGAGAAGCCGGGCAAGTTCGAGCTGGCGGATCAGGGCACCATCTTCCTGGACGAGATTGGCGAGATGGCCATCCGCCTCCAGGCGAAGCTGCTCCAGGTGCTGCAGGACGAGGAGTTCTTCCGCGTCGGCGGCAAGAAGAGCGTTCGCGTGGACAGCCGCGTGGTGGTGGCGACGAACCGCGACCTGGAGAAGGAGATCGCGCTCGGCAACTTCCGCGAGGACCTGTACTACCGCCTCAACGTGGTGGCCATCCGCCTGCCGCCCCTTCGCGAGCGCCGCGAGGACGTGGTGCCGCTCACCGACCACTTCCTGAAGAAGTACGGCCGGGGCTTCATGACGAACGTGTCCGAGCTGCCCTCGGAGGTGCTCCACGCGTTCAGCGACTACGAGTGGCCGGGCAACGTGCGCGAGCTGGAGAACATGGTTCGCCGGCTGTGCGTGCTGAAGGACCCCACCCTGGTGCTGGATGAAATCCACGCCGGGGGCCGTGCTCCGGCGAGCGCCCCGTCGCTGCCCACGTCCTTCGGTGGTGGGGACGACTTCATGCCGCCTCCGTCGCGTCACATGGACGAGTCCGCCCGCGTCTTCGCGGCGCCTCCGTCCGCGGTCGCGACGGCATCGGGTTCGGGAGTGCAGGTGCTGGAGATGCCTGCGCGCGGCGCGCTGACGCCGGTCCCGGTCGCGGAAGCCACGCCGTTCAACGCCGTGGCGCCGCAGCGCTACGCGAACCCGTTCGACGCTCCGCAGCCTCCGCCCCCGCCGCCTCCGGCCGGGGAGCTGTCGCTCAAGGACATCGGCAAGCGCGCGGCGATGCTCGCGGAGCGCGAGGCCATCCTCGCGATGCTCCAGCGCACCGCGTGGAACAAGCGCCGCGCGGCGGGCAAGCTGCGCATCAGCTACAAGGCACTGCTCTACAAGATCAAGGAGTGCGGCATCATCGACCCTCGCGCGAGCGCGGAGTTCTGAGCCGCGCGATTGAAGACCAGAGTGCGGCCTCATTGACCGCGAGCGCGGGGAGATGAACTGCACGCCAGGGCGCGATTGATGACCTGCGAAGTGTGGCGTCATCGACCCGCGAGCGGGCGCGGAGTTCTGAGCCGCGACTGACGAGGTGAGGTGACGGCCTTTCTGCCGGATGACGGGAGGAGGGCCGTTCCCTTTCGTGCCAGGCCTTGCGCGGAGCGGGCGTTGCCCGGTATCGCGGAGGCCATGACCGCTCCGCTCCTCCTGCTTGGCTGTGGTTACACGCTCACGCGCTTCGCGGTGGCGGAGGCCCGCGCTGGCCGGGAGGTCCTGGCCACGACCCGGGATGCCGCTCGCCGCTCCGTGCTGGAGGGCGCGGGCGTCCACGTCGTGTCGATCGACGACGCGCTGTCAGGGGCCGCGGGCGCGCACGTCGTGGACTCCGTTCCTCCGGACGCAGGGCTGGATGCCCGCTTCGCGGAAGCCCTGTCCCGTTCGCGGCCCTCGCGGTTCGTCTACCTGTCGTCCACGGGCGTCTATGGCTCCGCTCGTGGACACGTGGATGAGTCCACGCCGGTCGACAGGACCTCCGCGGTCTCCCGCGCACGCCTGGAGGCGGAGGACCTCTTCCTTCCCCTGGGTGCGAGCGTCATGCGCATCGCGGGCATCTACGGCCCGGGGCGTGGGACGTCCGGGCGCTTGAAGGCGGGCACGCTGCGCATCCCGGACTCAGGAGGGGGGCGGCTGTCGCGCATCCATGTGGATGACCTGGTGGACGCGGTGCGCGTGGTGCTCGAACGCGGCGCGCCCGGCGAGGTGTACTGCGTGGCTGACCGCCGGCCCGCGACGCAGGAGGAGACGGCCTCGTGGCTCTGCCAGCAGCTGGGCCTCCCCATGCCGCCGCGCGTGCCCTTCGAGTCCCTCCATGAATCCCTGCGCGGCGACCGCGCCATCAGCGCCGCGAA
This DNA window, taken from Corallococcus coralloides DSM 2259, encodes the following:
- a CDS encoding GGDEF domain-containing protein — its product is MGVKRKRAGKSGQPPTVLLVEPRAEDLERTRALLGEAGFRVVPLTRFDAAVPLFEVIRPDAVLLAAQPPDFAAIQTARRLRQVGKGTVPMMYLVDSHDRDAWRFCVEKGQCVDVVPRTVDGAELSMKLHAQMRLKQSVERAAAGEEAGTALALHDPVTGLYNRPFLLALIGLEARRTERYGGTFSVVAAEVTGWSALRKEHGKGMAERLLVYSAVVLGQTVREADAVARVGDSQFAMLLPGTPAEAVPEVLARVEARFEAARFQMEGRVVRTALELGAVSFPDTVGAPTQLLGAALQTLRRTRELRRAAGPARLMSV
- a CDS encoding SDR family oxidoreductase; amino-acid sequence: MTAPLLLLGCGYTLTRFAVAEARAGREVLATTRDAARRSVLEGAGVHVVSIDDALSGAAGAHVVDSVPPDAGLDARFAEALSRSRPSRFVYLSSTGVYGSARGHVDESTPVDRTSAVSRARLEAEDLFLPLGASVMRIAGIYGPGRGTSGRLKAGTLRIPDSGGGRLSRIHVDDLVDAVRVVLERGAPGEVYCVADRRPATQEETASWLCQQLGLPMPPRVPFESLHESLRGDRAISAAKLEALGWTPRYPDFTTGFLAAMEEEARG
- a CDS encoding sigma-54-dependent transcriptional regulator produces the protein MDRIAVLVVDDEESVRTFLSELLGSSGYQVRCASSGSQALEMLSGGSFDAVLLDVVMPEMSGLEVLRRYRSTGGTAPVIVLSALSGADDAVRALKMGASDYLAKPFGNDELQDVLARALGTRVPERQATAPAPRVVLTPAEAAAEARVLISTSPAMRRARALVERIADTDVPVLLLGESGTGKEVIAREIHARSQRHGRPFIKVNCAALPGELLESELFGHERGAFTGATAEKPGKFELADQGTIFLDEIGEMAIRLQAKLLQVLQDEEFFRVGGKKSVRVDSRVVVATNRDLEKEIALGNFREDLYYRLNVVAIRLPPLRERREDVVPLTDHFLKKYGRGFMTNVSELPSEVLHAFSDYEWPGNVRELENMVRRLCVLKDPTLVLDEIHAGGRAPASAPSLPTSFGGGDDFMPPPSRHMDESARVFAAPPSAVATASGSGVQVLEMPARGALTPVPVAEATPFNAVAPQRYANPFDAPQPPPPPPPAGELSLKDIGKRAAMLAEREAILAMLQRTAWNKRRAAGKLRISYKALLYKIKECGIIDPRASAEF
- a CDS encoding glutaredoxin family protein, which gives rise to MRVDIYSKPRCSLCEKALAVVVDVQARLPFELYVTDILQSPDLFETWRYDIPVVLIDGVPAFKHRVDAETLEVRIREVMNGIPIAKTVGQDG